In a genomic window of Pseudoliparis swirei isolate HS2019 ecotype Mariana Trench chromosome 20, NWPU_hadal_v1, whole genome shotgun sequence:
- the mnta gene encoding max-binding protein MNT isoform X2, which yields MSIETLLEAAKFLELQAQQQQKAREDELKEKQRLEHLAERRLCDVNRDAASIRLNNVSRAEECHPPPVPPSLPPPSITVVTVVAPGDTLSPPAAAILPRPPQPKPDHSPTSVPTANHKQLMQNQNQHHQNQHQQRLIVQTNNTKLQTQLLHRYPGAIVSPPQQLALLPQPGPVVQQAPPPPPLQNGPISRGSPPDDGRQLDRKRPGGRAHLKECFDALKKNIPNIDEKKTSNLSVLRSALRYIQTLKRKEKEYEHDMERLAREKIATQQRLAELKSELSQWMDVMEVDRVLRQTVQPEEDQASTSTASEGEDVLDDDLEDEIAPRAPPALPAAAAPQPMKPEPHKPATPTQTPAAPSSITQHISIQHDVHPPPQLHPPPLAPAPAQMVAASGPHPTVIAHASVSHPSVIQAVNHVIQQGGGAKHIAHLAPPGAAHQPVGRVAVHPAARPAQRLPALYPPPTAVAQSAAVGHIAHTLSHAHPRMNGAATGQPAAAAAKQRAGSAQMVTHHPVTHHPVTHHPQLVGQTVLNPVTMVTVPSFPIGTLKLA from the exons ATGAGCATCGAAACGCTTTTGGAAGCGGCCAAGTTTTTGGAATTGCAAGCCCAGCAACAACAGAAAGCACGTG AGGATGAGCTGAAGGAAAAGCAGCGCCTGGAGCATCTGGCGGAGCGGCGGCTCTGCGACGTGAACCGCGACGCCGCGTCGATCCGCCTCAACAATGTTTCTCGAGCGGAGGAGTGTCACCCGCCGCccgtccccccctctctcccccccccctccatcaccGTCGTCACCGTGGTCGCCCCCGGCGACACGCTCTCCCCTCCGGCCGCCGCCATTCTGCCACGCCCTCCACAACCCAAACCGGACCACTCCCCGACCTCTGTGCCGACCGCCAACCACAAGCAGCTGatgcagaaccagaaccagcaccACCAGAACCAGCACCAGCAGCGGCTCATCGTCCAGACTAACAATACTAAACTCCAGACGCAGCTGCTTCATCGCTACCCGGGCGCCATCGTCTCGCCCCCCCAGCAGCTGGCCTTGCTCCCTCAGCCGGGCCCGGTGGTCcagcaggctcctcctcctcctcctctgcagaacGGGCCCATCAGCCGGGGGAGTCCGCCCGACGACGGCCGCCAGCTCGACAGGAAGAGGCCTGGAGG ACGAGCTCACTTGAAGGAGTGCTTCGACGCGCTGAAGAAGAACATCCCCAACATCGACGAGAAGAAGACCTCCAACCTGAGCGTGCTGCGGAGCGCGCTGAGATACATCCAG ACACTGAAGCGGAAAGAGAAGGAGTACGAGCACGACATGGAGCGGCTGGCCCGAGAGAAGATCGCCACGCAGCAGCGCCTGGCGGAGCTGAAGAGCGAGCTGAGCCAGTGGATGGACGTGATGGAGGTGGACCGCGTCCTCCGCCAGACGGTGCAGCCGGAGGAGGACcaggcctccacctccaccgcctcag AAGGTGAAGACGTCCTGGACGACGACCTGGAGGACGAGATTGCGCCGAGAGCGCCGCCCGCCTTACCGGCCGCCGCCGCGCCTCAACCGATGAAACCCGAGCCGCACAAGCCGGCGACGCCCACTCAGACGCCCGCCGCTCCCTCCTCCATCACGCAGCACATCTCCATCCAGCACGACGTCCACCCCCCGCCTCAGCTCCACCCGCCGCCGCTCGCCCCCGCCCCCGCGCAGATGGTCGCCGCCTCCGGCCCGCACCCCACGGTCATCGCCCACGCGTCGGTGTCCCACCCCTCGGTCATCCAGGCGGTCAACCACGTGATCCAGCAGGGAGGCGGAGCCAAACACATCGCCCACCTGGCTCCGCCCGGCGCCGCCCACCAGCCCGTCGGCCGCGTCGCCGTGCACCCGGCGGCTCGCCCGGCTCAGCGGCTGCCCGCCCTCTACCCGCCGCCGACGGCGGTCGCCCAGTCGGCGGCGGTCGGTCACATCGCGCACACGCTGAGCCACGCCCACCCTCGCATGAACGGCGCCGCGACCGGCCaaccggccgccgccgccgccaaacAGAGGGCGGGGAGCGCCCAAATGGTGACGCACCACCCGGTGACGCACCACCCGGTGACGCACCACCCGCAGCTCGTGGGCCAGACGGTGCTCAACCCCGTCACCATGGTGACCGTGCCTTCCTTCCCCATCGGCACGCTGAAGCTGGCGTGA
- the mnta gene encoding max-binding protein MNT isoform X1, translated as MSIETLLEAAKFLELQAQQQQKAREDELKEKQRLEHLAERRLCDVNRDAASIRLNNVSRAEECHPPPVPPSLPPPSITVVTVVAPGDTLSPPAAAILPRPPQPKPDHSPTSVPTANHKQLMQNQNQHHQNQHQQRLIVQTNNTKLQTQLLHRYPGAIVSPPQQLALLPQPGPVVQQAPPPPPLQNGPISRGSPPDDGRQLDRKRPGGAGTREVHNKLEKNRRAHLKECFDALKKNIPNIDEKKTSNLSVLRSALRYIQTLKRKEKEYEHDMERLAREKIATQQRLAELKSELSQWMDVMEVDRVLRQTVQPEEDQASTSTASEGEDVLDDDLEDEIAPRAPPALPAAAAPQPMKPEPHKPATPTQTPAAPSSITQHISIQHDVHPPPQLHPPPLAPAPAQMVAASGPHPTVIAHASVSHPSVIQAVNHVIQQGGGAKHIAHLAPPGAAHQPVGRVAVHPAARPAQRLPALYPPPTAVAQSAAVGHIAHTLSHAHPRMNGAATGQPAAAAAKQRAGSAQMVTHHPVTHHPVTHHPQLVGQTVLNPVTMVTVPSFPIGTLKLA; from the exons ATGAGCATCGAAACGCTTTTGGAAGCGGCCAAGTTTTTGGAATTGCAAGCCCAGCAACAACAGAAAGCACGTG AGGATGAGCTGAAGGAAAAGCAGCGCCTGGAGCATCTGGCGGAGCGGCGGCTCTGCGACGTGAACCGCGACGCCGCGTCGATCCGCCTCAACAATGTTTCTCGAGCGGAGGAGTGTCACCCGCCGCccgtccccccctctctcccccccccctccatcaccGTCGTCACCGTGGTCGCCCCCGGCGACACGCTCTCCCCTCCGGCCGCCGCCATTCTGCCACGCCCTCCACAACCCAAACCGGACCACTCCCCGACCTCTGTGCCGACCGCCAACCACAAGCAGCTGatgcagaaccagaaccagcaccACCAGAACCAGCACCAGCAGCGGCTCATCGTCCAGACTAACAATACTAAACTCCAGACGCAGCTGCTTCATCGCTACCCGGGCGCCATCGTCTCGCCCCCCCAGCAGCTGGCCTTGCTCCCTCAGCCGGGCCCGGTGGTCcagcaggctcctcctcctcctcctctgcagaacGGGCCCATCAGCCGGGGGAGTCCGCCCGACGACGGCCGCCAGCTCGACAGGAAGAGGCCTGGAGG GGCAGGCACAAGAGAAGTGCATAACAAGCTTGAGAAAAACAG ACGAGCTCACTTGAAGGAGTGCTTCGACGCGCTGAAGAAGAACATCCCCAACATCGACGAGAAGAAGACCTCCAACCTGAGCGTGCTGCGGAGCGCGCTGAGATACATCCAG ACACTGAAGCGGAAAGAGAAGGAGTACGAGCACGACATGGAGCGGCTGGCCCGAGAGAAGATCGCCACGCAGCAGCGCCTGGCGGAGCTGAAGAGCGAGCTGAGCCAGTGGATGGACGTGATGGAGGTGGACCGCGTCCTCCGCCAGACGGTGCAGCCGGAGGAGGACcaggcctccacctccaccgcctcag AAGGTGAAGACGTCCTGGACGACGACCTGGAGGACGAGATTGCGCCGAGAGCGCCGCCCGCCTTACCGGCCGCCGCCGCGCCTCAACCGATGAAACCCGAGCCGCACAAGCCGGCGACGCCCACTCAGACGCCCGCCGCTCCCTCCTCCATCACGCAGCACATCTCCATCCAGCACGACGTCCACCCCCCGCCTCAGCTCCACCCGCCGCCGCTCGCCCCCGCCCCCGCGCAGATGGTCGCCGCCTCCGGCCCGCACCCCACGGTCATCGCCCACGCGTCGGTGTCCCACCCCTCGGTCATCCAGGCGGTCAACCACGTGATCCAGCAGGGAGGCGGAGCCAAACACATCGCCCACCTGGCTCCGCCCGGCGCCGCCCACCAGCCCGTCGGCCGCGTCGCCGTGCACCCGGCGGCTCGCCCGGCTCAGCGGCTGCCCGCCCTCTACCCGCCGCCGACGGCGGTCGCCCAGTCGGCGGCGGTCGGTCACATCGCGCACACGCTGAGCCACGCCCACCCTCGCATGAACGGCGCCGCGACCGGCCaaccggccgccgccgccgccaaacAGAGGGCGGGGAGCGCCCAAATGGTGACGCACCACCCGGTGACGCACCACCCGGTGACGCACCACCCGCAGCTCGTGGGCCAGACGGTGCTCAACCCCGTCACCATGGTGACCGTGCCTTCCTTCCCCATCGGCACGCTGAAGCTGGCGTGA